The following proteins are encoded in a genomic region of Cryptomeria japonica chromosome 11, Sugi_1.0, whole genome shotgun sequence:
- the LOC131037639 gene encoding putative UPF0481 protein At3g02645, with translation MTVTKLAASQWLEQIKKAQRHGEEQGKTSHVHPYIFTIPEPLRSERPEAYVPQVVSLGPYHHLKLDLYDSERYKTKLTIQVEKKAKQGVFEDLVKDLISLGGEIRNSYNDQIGCGDEVLGWMMARDAVFILEFIGCYDQCESPRIQQTNPNVTNIEAVFHPERKSPLFFPLQADIFKLENQIPLFILKKVLEWQTGSETQALNRLNMTISRACKNFSPFRHVGDSFRSVSGQRSSDSLEEMHILECLYNFVVPKRIPAQTSVHVEHDHDGIVLMNTAFKFLHLMTSRFRVLLSPKSNHKAGINLPSATELQRKGVKFSSFTWASDEIRFDSSSSTLFLPCIHIDYRTDVFLRNMMALEAFMKWKTRHFTCYADLMDRLVDTPNDVAVLKKNGIIYSNLGSDKEISILWNGISRSIWRSPYDPIDNTIKAVNDYYRSRYRVLFGEFVQEHFSKPWQVVSVVGACILLLLTFLQTLFSYFELHQKCEHKCS, from the coding sequence ATGACAGTTACTAAACTAGCGGCTTCTCAATGGCTGGAACAAATAAAAAAGGCACAAAGGCATGGAGAAGAACAAGGCAAAACATCTCATGTCCATCCATATATCTTCACCATACCAGAGCCCCTGCGAAGTGAAAGGCCAGAAGCTTACGTGCCACAGGTAGTTTCTCTTGGACCTTACCACCATCTTAAGCTTGATCTGTATGACTCTGAAAGATACAAAACTAAGCTTACCATCCAAGTTGAGAAAAAGGCAAAACAAGGGGTTTTTGAGGATTTGGTTAAAGATCTAATTAGCCTTGGAGGGGAGATAAGGAACAGCTATAATGATCAAATTGGGTGTGGAGATGAAGTGTTGGGGTGGATGATGGCTCGAGATGCTGTGTTTATTCTGGAATTTATTGGCTGTTATGACCAATGTGAAAGCCCCAGAATTCAACAGACAAACCCTAATGTTACAAACATAGAAGCTGTTTTTCATCCAGAAAGGAAGAGTCCTTTGTTCTTCCCTCTTCAGGCTGATATATTTAAGCTGGAGAACCAAATCCCACTTTTCATTTTGAAAAAAGTTTTGGAATGGCAGACTGGCTCAGAAACTCAAGCTTTAAACAGGCTTAATATGACAATTTCAAGAGCCTGTAAAAATTTCTCCCCTTTCAGGCATGTTGGGGATTCTTTTCGTTCTGTTTCAGGACAACGTTCCAGTGATTCGCTTGAAGAAATGCATATACTGGAATGCCTTTACAATTTCGTCGTGCCTAAGAGAATTCCTGCTCAGACTAGTGTTCATGTTGAACATGATCATGATGGGATTGTGCTCATGAACACTGCTTTTAAGTTTCTTCATCTGATGACATCAAGATTTAGAGTGCTTTTGTCTCCAAAATCAAATCACAAAGCTGGCATAAATCTCCCTTCAGCAACAGAATTACAGAGAAAAGGGGTGAAATTCTCTTCTTTCACATGGGCATCTGACGAGATAAGGTTTGATAGCTCCAGTTCTACGTTGTTCCTCCCTTGCATACATATAGATTACAGAACAGATGTTTTCTTGAGGAATATGATGGCACTGGAAGCATTCATGAAGTGGAAAACTAGACATTTTACTTGCTATGCAGACCTGATGGACAGATTGGTTGACACTCCTAATGATGTTGCAGTACTGAAGAAAAATGGTATCATCTACAGTAATTTAGGAAGTGATAAAGAGATAAGCATTCTGTGGAATGGCATCAGCAGATCAATCTGGAGAAGCCCATATGATCCTATTGACAATACAATCAAGGCTGTAAATGATTATTACAGAAGTAGGTATAGAGTTTTATTTGGTGAGTTTGTACAAGAACATTTTTCAAAGCCATGGCAAGTTGTATCAGTGGTGGGAGCATGCATTCTGCTCCTCCTGACTTTCTTGCAGACATTATTCTCATATTTTGAACTTCACCAAAAATGTGAACATAAGTGCTCATAG